The Duganella sp. BuS-21 sequence TCCGAACTCCGGCCACGCCTTCCACGCCGACTACCGGCCGAGCTATAACGAGGCCGACGCCAAGGACGGCTGGGGCCGCACGTTAGCCTGGTTCAAGCAAAACGGCGTGGTGTGAGCGGTTTTTCAGCAGAAAAGCATGCTGGGGAGTAAAATGACGCCCCGGCGTGCGCGGCAGCGCGCGCGGTTCAGGTTCAAGGTACCAGAGGCTATAACATCGATCCCGTACTCGTTTCAATCATACTGGCAACAACACTGGCTGGCGTAGTGAGCATCACTGCGGCGGCCGTGTTCTCGTTTACGCTGCTGTCCAAGCTGGTCGAGCGCATGGTCAGCCTGTCGGTCGGCATCATGTTGTCAACCTCGCTCCTGCACGCCTTGCCGGAAGCCTTTGAATCGACCGCCAGCGCGCGCAGCCTGTTCGCCACCCTGTTGGGCGGCCTGCTGGCGTTCTTCCTGCTTGAAAAATTGGCCATCCTGCGTCATTCGCACCATCACGAGCATGACGGTCACCACCACCACCACGGCCACGACAAGCGCGAGGCCGGCAAGGCCGGCTGGATGATCCTGGTCGGCGACGGCATGCATAATTTCACCGACGGTATTTTGATTGCGGCCGCCTTCATGGCCGATCCGCAACTGGGCCTGATCACCGGCCTGGCCATCATCGCCCATGAAATTCCGCAGGAAATCGGCGACTTCATCGTATTGCTCAACGCCGGCTTCTCGCGCACCCGCGCTTATGTCTACAACCTGCTGTGCAGCCTGTTGGCGATCGCCGGCGGCCTGCTTGGTTATTACACGCTGGACCGCGCCAGCAGCCTGATTCCTTATGTCCTGGTGTTTGCCTCATCGGGCTTCATCTACATCGCCGTGAGCGACCTGATGCCGCAGATGCAGCGCCGGGCCACGCTGCGCGAATCGATACCGCAAGTCCTGCTGATCGCCGCCGGCGTGGCGATCGTTCTCTTCCTCACCGGCGGCGAGCACCACTAAAATCCGCGCCCATTCACTTGTGTAAAAAAGACAACGTCGTTGTCACTATACATTGTGATATTTAAT is a genomic window containing:
- a CDS encoding ZIP family metal transporter, producing MLATTLAGVVSITAAAVFSFTLLSKLVERMVSLSVGIMLSTSLLHALPEAFESTASARSLFATLLGGLLAFFLLEKLAILRHSHHHEHDGHHHHHGHDKREAGKAGWMILVGDGMHNFTDGILIAAAFMADPQLGLITGLAIIAHEIPQEIGDFIVLLNAGFSRTRAYVYNLLCSLLAIAGGLLGYYTLDRASSLIPYVLVFASSGFIYIAVSDLMPQMQRRATLRESIPQVLLIAAGVAIVLFLTGGEHH